The following coding sequences are from one Arthrobacter sp. PvP023 window:
- a CDS encoding NAD(P)H-dependent glycerol-3-phosphate dehydrogenase: MTPDQAAAGSAMSVAVLGAGSWGTTFAKILADAATASGVRRSIRLWGRRREVVEQINTTHRNSQYLKDIDLPHTITASTDVAEVLSGADLVVLAVPAQSLRLQLREWRHLISPDAYVVSLMKGLELSSDARMSEVISEELGIKPDRIAVVSGPNLAMEIAREEPTASVVACADAEVASWIARSCTAPYFRPYTTTDVVGVEIGGIVKNVIALAVGICEGKSMGDNTKASVITRGLAETSRLALALGGEAQTMAGLAGLGDLVATCSSPLSRNHTAGRLLGKGLTLEQVTAEMTQTAEGIKSGQAVHDLAGKLGVEMPITAAVVAVLAGKLSVDELGPLLLARDLKSEGDY; this comes from the coding sequence ATGACCCCCGACCAGGCCGCAGCCGGCTCAGCAATGTCGGTCGCCGTCCTCGGAGCAGGTTCCTGGGGCACCACCTTTGCCAAGATCCTCGCCGATGCCGCCACCGCCTCCGGTGTCCGGCGGAGCATCCGGCTCTGGGGACGCCGCCGCGAGGTTGTTGAGCAGATCAACACCACGCACCGGAATTCGCAGTATCTCAAGGACATCGACCTCCCGCACACCATCACCGCCTCCACTGACGTGGCGGAGGTGCTCTCCGGGGCGGACCTTGTGGTTCTGGCGGTGCCGGCCCAGTCGCTGCGCCTGCAGCTTCGCGAGTGGCGGCACCTGATTTCGCCGGACGCCTATGTGGTCTCCCTGATGAAGGGCCTGGAGCTCAGCTCCGATGCCCGCATGAGCGAGGTCATCAGTGAGGAGCTTGGCATCAAGCCGGACCGGATTGCCGTGGTGTCCGGACCGAACCTGGCCATGGAAATCGCCCGCGAGGAACCCACCGCCTCAGTGGTGGCGTGCGCCGACGCCGAGGTGGCGTCTTGGATCGCCCGCAGCTGCACCGCACCCTATTTCCGCCCGTACACCACCACGGACGTCGTCGGTGTCGAAATCGGCGGCATCGTGAAAAACGTCATTGCACTTGCCGTGGGTATCTGCGAAGGCAAGAGTATGGGCGACAACACCAAGGCGTCCGTGATTACCCGGGGCCTTGCGGAGACGTCCAGGCTTGCCCTTGCCCTTGGGGGAGAGGCACAGACCATGGCCGGCCTGGCGGGCCTCGGAGACCTGGTGGCCACCTGCTCCTCGCCGTTGTCCCGGAACCACACCGCGGGCCGCCTGCTGGGCAAGGGCCTGACGCTGGAGCAGGTGACCGCGGAAATGACCCAAACGGCCGAAGGGATCAAGTCCGGCCAGGCCGTGCATGATCTTGCCGGAAAGCTCGGCGTCGAGATGCCCATCACCGCCGCCGTGGTTGCCGTGCTGGCCGGAAAATTGTCCGTTGACGAACTGGGACCGCTGCTGCTGGCCCGGGACCTGAAATCCGAAGGCGATTACTGA
- a CDS encoding 1-acyl-sn-glycerol-3-phosphate acyltransferase — protein MKETAKSRTTFVIVAGIVRPVMNLLMNKKWEGLEKLPAGGFIAAPNHCTEIDPLVIGHMLYNQKRMPHFLAKGGLFKVPVLGAVLRATKQIPVERSTAGANRSLQVAKAVVDEGGAIIIYPEGTLTRDPELWPMKGHTGAARMALESGIPVVPMAHWGAHQVFPRYAKRFHLFPRRTSRVIVGDPVDLSAFEGRPLDKATLTAATAVIMEAITGLLATLRGEQPPAERWDPAAHNQTKHGRNIEGSGT, from the coding sequence GTGAAGGAAACGGCCAAGAGCCGCACCACCTTTGTCATCGTCGCCGGGATCGTCAGGCCCGTGATGAACCTGCTCATGAACAAGAAGTGGGAAGGGCTGGAAAAGCTTCCGGCGGGCGGCTTCATCGCCGCACCCAACCACTGCACCGAGATCGACCCGCTGGTGATCGGCCACATGCTGTACAACCAGAAGCGGATGCCGCACTTCCTGGCCAAGGGCGGACTCTTCAAGGTGCCGGTTTTGGGGGCGGTGCTGCGCGCCACCAAGCAAATTCCGGTGGAACGTTCGACGGCGGGCGCCAACCGTTCGCTGCAGGTCGCCAAGGCAGTGGTGGACGAAGGCGGTGCGATCATCATCTACCCCGAGGGCACGCTGACGCGTGACCCGGAGCTGTGGCCGATGAAGGGCCACACCGGTGCGGCCCGGATGGCACTGGAGAGCGGCATTCCCGTGGTTCCCATGGCCCACTGGGGAGCACACCAGGTCTTTCCGCGCTATGCGAAGCGGTTCCATCTGTTCCCACGGCGGACCTCCCGTGTCATCGTGGGCGACCCCGTGGACCTGAGTGCTTTCGAGGGCCGTCCGCTGGACAAGGCCACGCTGACGGCCGCCACGGCGGTCATCATGGAGGCCATTACGGGCCTGCTGGCCACCCTGCGGGGGGAACAGCCTCCCGCTGAGCGGTGGGATCCTGCCGCCCACAACCAGACCAAGCATGGACGCAACATCGAGGGGAGCGGCACATGA
- a CDS encoding D-alanine--D-alanine ligase family protein, translating into MSEEQVNKHTGPGHAKPRVAVLFGGRSSEHAVSCVTAAGVLGAIDYDKYDVIPIGIAKTGQWVLAPGDTRQWSLSASSLPEVSPSARTVTLAEIGGEHQLIVASPNEVPQELGAVDVVFPLLHGPFGEDGTIQGLLELSDTRYVGAGVLASAVGMDKHYMKVVFEAAGLQVGPYIAVTDRQWLTDPESVRKRVDRLGYPVFVKPARAGSSMGISKVDSLEGLDAAIAAAREHDLKLVIEAGIVGREIECAVLEGRGTEPPRTSMPGEIAVAPGEHEFYDFNAKYVEDDAASLSCPADLPEEAIARVRELAAAAFDAVGAEGLSRVDFFYTPDGELIINEINTMPGFTPKSMYPQMWAASGLGYAELIDELIHLALNRKTGLR; encoded by the coding sequence GTGTCGGAAGAACAAGTGAACAAGCACACCGGACCCGGCCACGCCAAACCCCGCGTCGCCGTGTTGTTTGGTGGCCGCTCCAGCGAGCACGCCGTCAGCTGCGTGACAGCAGCCGGCGTGCTCGGGGCCATCGACTACGACAAGTACGATGTCATCCCTATCGGCATCGCAAAGACCGGACAGTGGGTCCTTGCTCCGGGGGACACCCGGCAATGGTCCCTCTCGGCCTCCTCGCTTCCCGAGGTGTCGCCCTCCGCCCGCACGGTCACACTCGCCGAAATCGGTGGCGAACACCAGCTGATCGTGGCGTCCCCGAACGAAGTTCCGCAGGAACTCGGTGCCGTGGACGTTGTGTTCCCGCTGCTTCACGGCCCGTTCGGTGAGGACGGCACTATCCAGGGACTGCTGGAACTCTCGGACACCCGCTACGTCGGTGCCGGTGTCCTCGCGTCCGCTGTCGGGATGGACAAGCATTACATGAAGGTGGTTTTTGAGGCCGCCGGCCTGCAGGTGGGCCCGTACATCGCCGTGACGGACCGGCAGTGGCTCACTGACCCGGAATCCGTCCGTAAACGCGTTGACCGGCTGGGTTACCCCGTATTCGTCAAGCCCGCCCGGGCAGGCTCTTCAATGGGCATCTCCAAAGTGGACTCCCTGGAGGGCTTGGACGCGGCCATCGCGGCCGCCCGCGAGCATGACCTCAAACTGGTGATCGAGGCCGGCATCGTGGGCCGCGAAATCGAATGCGCCGTCCTTGAAGGGCGCGGTACGGAACCGCCGCGGACCTCCATGCCGGGAGAGATCGCCGTGGCCCCGGGGGAGCACGAGTTCTATGACTTCAATGCAAAATACGTGGAAGACGACGCCGCCTCGCTGAGCTGCCCGGCCGACCTCCCTGAGGAGGCGATCGCCAGGGTCCGTGAGCTTGCCGCCGCCGCGTTCGACGCCGTGGGGGCCGAGGGGCTTAGCAGGGTGGACTTCTTCTACACTCCCGACGGCGAGCTGATCATCAACGAGATCAACACCATGCCCGGCTTCACGCCGAAAAGCATGTACCCGCAGATGTGGGCTGCCTCCGGACTGGGCTACGCGGAACTCATCGACGAACTGATCCACCTTGCCCTGAACCGTAAGACCGGGCTGCGCTAA
- a CDS encoding thiamine-phosphate kinase, with the protein MPESHLTVDGLSESELLARIFPRLNKGPSEGTALLLGPGDDAAIVAAPDGRTVVSIDTQVQDQDFRLVWRNGYRTTGFDVGWKAAAQNLSDINAMGARSVSMVVSLTLPPETPVSWVEDFADGLSHAISGLGAAGCSVAGGDLGRGRELAVTVAILGTLDGREPVLRSGARPGDTVALAGTLGVAAAGLALLESALDVERLTPEQRTIMDRQCRPLPPLDAGPSALAAGASAMMDVSDGLVRDGNRLAAASGVMLDLDPAALKQLAEPLAAVADAVDGDPMGWVLGGGEDHGLLATFPADVQLPPGFAAIGSVEALAPMESTGVTIAGRPAETVGWDHFAD; encoded by the coding sequence GTGCCTGAATCTCACCTCACCGTTGACGGACTTTCCGAATCCGAGCTCCTCGCCAGGATCTTTCCGCGCCTGAATAAAGGGCCTTCCGAGGGGACTGCGCTGCTGCTGGGACCCGGGGATGACGCCGCAATTGTGGCAGCCCCGGACGGCCGGACCGTGGTCAGCATTGACACGCAGGTCCAGGACCAGGATTTCCGGCTGGTGTGGCGCAACGGGTACCGGACCACCGGCTTCGACGTCGGCTGGAAGGCCGCGGCGCAGAACCTCAGCGACATCAACGCCATGGGTGCGCGGTCCGTGTCCATGGTGGTGAGCCTGACCCTGCCTCCGGAGACGCCGGTTTCCTGGGTTGAGGATTTCGCGGACGGGCTGTCCCACGCCATCAGCGGCCTTGGTGCCGCCGGATGTTCCGTGGCCGGCGGGGACCTGGGCCGGGGCCGCGAACTGGCCGTGACCGTGGCTATCCTGGGTACCCTGGACGGGCGTGAGCCGGTATTGCGCTCCGGGGCCCGTCCCGGGGACACCGTCGCGCTGGCCGGAACACTCGGGGTCGCGGCGGCGGGCCTTGCCCTGCTGGAGTCGGCGTTGGATGTTGAACGGTTGACGCCGGAACAGCGGACCATCATGGACAGGCAATGCCGGCCGCTGCCGCCGCTGGATGCGGGGCCGTCCGCACTCGCGGCAGGCGCCTCGGCCATGATGGATGTTTCCGACGGACTGGTCCGCGACGGCAACCGCCTGGCCGCCGCCAGCGGTGTGATGCTGGATCTTGATCCCGCCGCCCTGAAGCAGCTCGCAGAGCCTTTGGCCGCTGTCGCCGACGCGGTGGACGGTGACCCCATGGGCTGGGTGCTCGGCGGCGGGGAAGATCATGGACTTCTTGCCACATTCCCCGCGGACGTTCAGCTGCCTCCGGGTTTCGCTGCGATAGGCTCAGTAGAAGCCCTTGCACCAATGGAAAGCACTGGCGTGACGATAGCGGGCCGGCCCGCGGAAACTGTGGGATGGGATCACTTTGCAGACTAA
- the murA gene encoding UDP-N-acetylglucosamine 1-carboxyvinyltransferase, with product MSSVLTIRGGVPLTGRVTVRGAKNLVPKAMVAALLGNEPSVLRNVPEIKDVEVVTSLLQLHGVTVEKDPVTGDLTLDPKGAKTASSTAIDAHAGDSRIPILLCGPLIHAIGEAFIPDLGGCKIGDRPIDYHLNVLRQFGAVVEKRPGGIHISAPKGLQGAKISLPYPSVGATEQVLLSATRAEGITELSGAATEPEIIDLIAVLQKMGAIISVQTDRTIRIEGVRDLGGYNHRALSDRNESASWASAALVTRGDIFVEGASQRDMMTFLNTYRKVGGGMDIGEDGIRFYHRGGKLNPLVLETDVHPGFMTDWQQPLVVALTQAEGVSIVHETVYENRFGFTDALIRMGANIQVHRECLGSVPCRFGQRNFLHSAVISGSTQLKGTDIDVPDLRGGFSHLIAALAATGTSRVTGIDIINRGYERFTEKLAGLGADFDITAAK from the coding sequence ATGAGTAGTGTTTTGACAATCCGCGGAGGCGTCCCGCTAACTGGACGCGTCACCGTTCGCGGGGCCAAGAATCTTGTCCCCAAGGCCATGGTGGCCGCCCTGCTGGGCAACGAGCCGTCCGTGCTGCGCAACGTCCCTGAAATCAAGGACGTCGAGGTTGTCACCAGCCTGCTCCAGCTTCATGGCGTCACGGTCGAAAAGGACCCCGTTACGGGAGACCTGACCCTGGATCCGAAGGGCGCCAAGACCGCGTCCAGCACCGCAATCGACGCCCATGCAGGCGACTCCAGGATTCCCATCCTCTTGTGCGGTCCGCTGATCCACGCCATCGGTGAAGCGTTCATTCCCGACCTTGGCGGCTGCAAGATCGGTGACCGACCCATTGATTACCACCTGAACGTCCTGCGCCAGTTCGGGGCCGTCGTCGAAAAGCGTCCGGGCGGAATCCACATTTCCGCGCCCAAGGGACTCCAGGGCGCCAAGATCTCGCTGCCCTACCCGTCCGTAGGGGCCACCGAGCAGGTCCTGCTCAGCGCCACCCGGGCTGAAGGCATCACGGAGCTTTCCGGGGCCGCCACGGAACCGGAGATCATCGACCTCATTGCCGTGCTGCAGAAGATGGGCGCCATCATCAGCGTCCAGACGGACCGCACCATCCGCATCGAAGGCGTCAGGGACCTTGGCGGCTACAACCACCGGGCACTCTCGGACCGGAACGAATCCGCGTCCTGGGCCTCAGCGGCACTCGTGACACGCGGAGATATTTTTGTCGAGGGCGCTTCCCAGCGCGACATGATGACGTTCCTGAACACCTACCGCAAGGTGGGCGGCGGGATGGACATCGGCGAGGACGGCATCCGCTTCTACCACCGCGGCGGCAAACTGAACCCGCTTGTCCTTGAAACGGATGTGCACCCGGGATTCATGACGGACTGGCAGCAACCCCTTGTGGTGGCCCTGACCCAGGCCGAGGGTGTGTCGATCGTCCACGAGACCGTCTACGAGAACCGGTTTGGCTTCACCGACGCCCTGATCCGGATGGGCGCCAACATCCAGGTGCACCGGGAGTGCCTCGGCAGCGTGCCGTGCCGCTTCGGCCAGCGGAACTTCCTGCACTCGGCCGTCATCTCGGGATCCACGCAGCTCAAGGGCACCGACATCGACGTCCCGGACCTCCGGGGCGGCTTCAGCCACCTCATCGCCGCACTGGCTGCCACCGGCACGTCCCGGGTGACCGGAATCGACATCATCAACCGCGGCTATGAGCGTTTCACCGAGAAGCTCGCAGGCCTGGGCGCCGATTTCGACATCACCGCAGCCAAGTAA
- a CDS encoding DUF3515 domain-containing protein, with protein MHQLRTPVSTRSLRLPATAAAVVLALSACAPVVDVAPAKDAANPACAPMMVALPDTMGDAALRKTNSQATAAWGDPSKVILRCGVNVPGPTTDRCVSVNGIDWVIKEGDPVWTLTTFGREPATEILMDPDQISSATVLAELSAAAGKIKATRNCVGQEELQNLPTGR; from the coding sequence ATGCACCAGCTCCGCACCCCGGTTTCCACCCGTTCGCTTCGCCTGCCGGCAACGGCCGCCGCAGTGGTGCTGGCCCTCAGCGCATGCGCACCGGTGGTGGACGTCGCGCCGGCCAAGGATGCGGCCAACCCGGCCTGTGCACCCATGATGGTGGCCCTTCCGGACACGATGGGTGACGCGGCCCTGCGGAAAACCAACAGCCAGGCAACCGCCGCCTGGGGCGATCCGTCCAAGGTCATCCTGCGCTGCGGAGTCAACGTTCCCGGTCCCACCACAGACCGTTGCGTCAGCGTCAACGGGATCGACTGGGTCATCAAGGAAGGCGACCCCGTCTGGACGCTGACCACCTTCGGCCGCGAACCGGCCACAGAGATCCTCATGGACCCGGATCAGATCAGTTCCGCAACCGTGCTGGCCGAACTGTCCGCCGCCGCCGGGAAAATCAAGGCCACCAGGAACTGCGTGGGCCAGGAAGAGCTGCAGAACCTGCCCACCGGACGATAG
- a CDS encoding IclR family transcriptional regulator, producing MDNSSGVGVIDKAAHVLDALEAGPTTLAQLVAATGLARPTVHRLALALVHHRLVSRDIQGRFVLGSRLVELASAAGEDRLIASAGPVLMQLRDATGESAQIFRRQGDWRVCVASAERPIGLRDTIPVGTQLSMKAGSAAQVLLAWEDHDRLLEGLQAARFTPTVLAGVRRRGWGQSLGEREPGVASVSAPVRGPSGRVIAAVSISGPIERLTRQPGRLHAEVVCNAARVLTEALRKNND from the coding sequence ATGGACAATTCTAGTGGCGTCGGTGTCATCGATAAAGCGGCCCATGTGCTTGACGCACTTGAGGCCGGGCCCACCACTCTGGCGCAGCTGGTGGCTGCCACCGGACTGGCGCGCCCGACCGTACACAGGCTTGCCCTGGCACTGGTCCATCACCGGCTTGTCAGCCGCGACATCCAGGGCCGTTTTGTGCTGGGAAGCCGCCTGGTGGAGCTCGCCTCCGCCGCAGGCGAGGACCGGCTGATCGCCTCCGCCGGCCCCGTCCTGATGCAGCTGCGCGACGCCACCGGCGAAAGCGCCCAGATCTTCCGCCGGCAAGGTGACTGGCGGGTGTGCGTTGCGTCCGCCGAGCGTCCCATCGGTCTCCGCGACACCATCCCGGTGGGTACCCAGCTTTCGATGAAGGCCGGCTCCGCCGCCCAGGTCCTCCTGGCCTGGGAGGACCACGACCGGCTCCTCGAAGGACTGCAGGCGGCGCGCTTCACCCCCACCGTCCTGGCAGGAGTACGACGGCGGGGCTGGGGCCAGAGCCTCGGCGAACGCGAGCCGGGGGTCGCCTCTGTGTCGGCGCCTGTCCGCGGCCCGTCCGGACGGGTGATTGCCGCCGTGTCCATTTCCGGTCCGATCGAGCGCCTGACCCGCCAGCCGGGCCGGTTGCACGCCGAAGTTGTCTGCAATGCCGCCCGGGTGCTGACCGAGGCGCTCCGCAAGAACAACGACTGA
- the leuC gene encoding 3-isopropylmalate dehydratase large subunit translates to MAKTLAEKVWDAHVVRKGDGEGANAQPDLLYIDLHLVHEVTSPQAFEGLRLAGRPLRRPDLTIATEDHNTPTLDIDKPIADLTSRTQIQTLRNNCKEFGVRLHSLGDAEQGIVHVVGPQLGLTQPGMTVVCGDSHTSTHGAFGALAMGIGTSEVEHVMATQTLSLKPFKTMAVNVEGTLRPGVSAKDIILAVIAKIGTGGGQGYVLEYRGSAIRALSMEARMTICNMSIEAGARAGLVAPDQTTYDYMYGRPHAPQGAEWDAAVEYWNTLRSDDDATFDVEVDLDADTLEPFVTWGTNPGQGVSLSSKVPSPEDFGDENAKAAAERALQYMGLEAGTPMKEIRVDTVFLGSCTNSRMEDLRAAADIIRGRTKDPNIRMLVVPGSARVRLEAEAEGLDKVFKDFGAEWRFAGCSMCLGMNPDQLEVGERCASTSNRNFEGRQGKGGRTHLVSPVVAAATAVRGTLSSPSDLDPAPESAAVSSSAA, encoded by the coding sequence ATGGCAAAGACATTGGCCGAGAAAGTCTGGGACGCGCACGTGGTGCGCAAAGGCGACGGCGAAGGTGCCAATGCCCAGCCGGACCTTCTCTACATCGACCTCCACCTGGTGCATGAAGTCACCTCGCCGCAGGCCTTTGAAGGACTCCGGCTGGCCGGACGCCCGCTGCGCCGCCCGGACCTCACCATCGCCACCGAGGACCACAACACCCCCACGCTGGACATCGACAAGCCTATCGCTGATCTGACCAGCCGGACCCAGATCCAGACGCTGCGCAACAACTGCAAGGAGTTCGGCGTCCGCCTGCACTCCCTGGGCGACGCCGAACAGGGCATCGTCCACGTGGTCGGTCCCCAGCTTGGCCTGACCCAGCCCGGCATGACCGTGGTCTGCGGCGACTCGCACACGTCCACGCACGGTGCCTTCGGTGCGCTGGCCATGGGCATCGGCACCTCCGAGGTGGAGCACGTCATGGCCACCCAGACGCTGTCCCTGAAGCCGTTCAAGACCATGGCAGTCAACGTCGAGGGAACCCTGCGCCCCGGAGTGTCGGCAAAGGACATCATCCTGGCGGTCATCGCGAAGATCGGCACCGGCGGCGGGCAGGGCTACGTCCTCGAATACCGTGGTTCAGCCATCCGTGCACTGTCCATGGAAGCCCGGATGACCATCTGCAACATGTCCATCGAAGCCGGCGCCCGAGCGGGCCTCGTTGCCCCGGACCAGACCACGTACGACTACATGTACGGACGGCCGCACGCTCCGCAGGGTGCGGAGTGGGACGCCGCCGTCGAGTACTGGAACACGCTCCGCTCGGACGACGACGCAACGTTCGACGTCGAGGTGGACCTGGACGCCGACACCCTGGAGCCCTTCGTCACCTGGGGCACGAACCCCGGCCAGGGCGTTTCGCTGTCTTCCAAGGTGCCTTCGCCGGAGGACTTCGGCGATGAAAACGCCAAGGCCGCGGCCGAACGGGCACTGCAGTACATGGGGCTGGAAGCCGGCACCCCGATGAAGGAGATCCGGGTGGACACCGTCTTCCTGGGCTCCTGCACCAACTCCCGGATGGAAGACCTTCGCGCCGCGGCGGACATCATCCGCGGGCGCACCAAGGACCCGAACATCCGGATGCTCGTTGTCCCGGGCTCGGCACGCGTCCGGCTCGAGGCGGAAGCCGAAGGCCTGGACAAGGTCTTCAAGGACTTTGGAGCTGAGTGGCGTTTTGCCGGCTGCTCCATGTGCCTGGGCATGAACCCGGACCAGCTGGAGGTGGGGGAACGCTGTGCCTCCACGTCCAACCGCAACTTTGAAGGACGCCAGGGCAAGGGCGGCCGCACCCACCTCGTCTCACCGGTCGTGGCGGCAGCCACGGCGGTGCGCGGCACGCTCAGTTCGCCGTCGGACCTGGACCCCGCTCCGGAGTCCGCCGCCGTCAGCAGCAGTGCCGCTTAG
- a CDS encoding DAK2 domain-containing protein, producing MKRWLGKAETVLGNHSDRLNAINIFPVADGDTGTNLYLTVRAAAQALHGPATSPDPEFAPQSGGTPGQQDVGAVLARAGQAAMEQARGNSGTLFAVFLCAAAEPLAGHTRLSSPLLAAALNRAQIRAWSALSDPVPGTMLSVMEAAARAAAGVDAEQNGDDSNHVLGLALDAAVEAALEAVVRTEDQLAALHEAHVVDAGGVGMLLILDCLRSAVLGEELQGDMLDGLHGYNVQDPHIHADMPDDDGVEVMCTINLSPLDAATLRQRLDEMGDSVIMSQVGGAIDADGKYRWRVHVHVPAPEPAVALIGSLGEPTDISVSQLALPRDPDGHEH from the coding sequence ATGAAGCGGTGGTTGGGCAAGGCCGAAACAGTCCTGGGGAACCACAGCGACCGCCTCAATGCCATCAATATTTTCCCTGTGGCGGACGGCGATACCGGCACCAACCTCTATCTGACGGTCCGTGCAGCTGCACAGGCCCTCCATGGCCCCGCAACGTCACCGGACCCCGAATTTGCGCCGCAGTCCGGGGGGACCCCGGGCCAGCAGGACGTCGGGGCCGTACTGGCAAGGGCAGGCCAGGCTGCGATGGAGCAGGCGCGCGGCAATTCCGGCACATTGTTCGCTGTGTTCCTGTGCGCCGCTGCGGAGCCGTTGGCCGGTCATACCCGCCTGAGCTCGCCGCTGCTCGCAGCCGCGCTTAACCGCGCCCAGATCCGCGCCTGGTCGGCGTTGAGCGATCCTGTTCCGGGGACCATGCTCTCGGTTATGGAGGCTGCTGCGCGCGCCGCCGCCGGAGTGGACGCCGAGCAGAACGGCGACGACAGCAACCATGTCCTGGGACTCGCCCTGGACGCAGCGGTGGAGGCGGCCCTCGAAGCCGTGGTCCGCACCGAAGACCAGTTGGCAGCCCTGCACGAGGCCCATGTCGTGGACGCCGGCGGAGTGGGGATGCTCCTGATCCTTGACTGCCTGCGTTCCGCGGTGCTCGGCGAAGAACTTCAAGGCGACATGCTGGACGGCCTGCACGGCTACAACGTCCAGGACCCCCACATCCATGCAGACATGCCCGACGACGACGGCGTGGAAGTCATGTGCACCATCAACCTTTCGCCCCTGGATGCGGCCACCCTGCGGCAACGGCTGGACGAAATGGGTGATTCGGTGATCATGAGCCAGGTTGGCGGTGCAATCGACGCCGACGGAAAGTACCGCTGGCGCGTGCACGTCCACGTGCCCGCCCCGGAACCGGCCGTGGCGCTCATCGGTTCCCTCGGCGAACCCACGGACATTTCGGTCAGCCAGCTCGCCCTGCCGCGGGACCCCGACGGACATGAACACTGA
- the leuD gene encoding 3-isopropylmalate dehydratase small subunit, whose protein sequence is MEKFSTHTGIGVPLRQSNVDTDQIIPAVYLKRITRTGFEDALFAAWRKDPAFILNQEPFNAGSVLVAGPDFGTGSSREHAVWALKDYGFKTVLSSRFADIFRGNSGKQGLLAAEVAQDDIELIWKVLENAPGTEVTVDLVSKTVMCGNVVAPFEIDDYTRWRLLEGLDDIGLTLQHEEDITAYEATRPAFKPKTLPARLS, encoded by the coding sequence ATGGAAAAGTTCAGTACCCACACCGGAATCGGCGTACCGCTGCGCCAGAGCAACGTGGACACCGACCAGATCATCCCGGCCGTCTACCTGAAGCGCATTACCCGCACGGGCTTTGAGGACGCACTGTTTGCGGCCTGGCGCAAGGACCCTGCCTTCATTCTGAACCAGGAACCGTTCAACGCCGGCTCCGTGCTGGTGGCCGGACCGGACTTCGGCACCGGGTCCTCCCGCGAGCACGCAGTATGGGCATTGAAGGACTACGGGTTCAAGACCGTCCTGTCCTCCAGGTTCGCCGATATCTTTCGCGGCAACTCCGGCAAGCAGGGCCTCCTGGCAGCCGAAGTCGCCCAGGATGACATCGAGCTTATCTGGAAAGTGCTGGAGAACGCTCCGGGCACCGAGGTGACGGTGGACCTCGTTTCGAAGACTGTGATGTGCGGCAACGTGGTGGCGCCGTTCGAGATTGATGACTACACGCGCTGGCGGCTCCTGGAGGGCCTGGACGACATTGGGCTGACCCTCCAGCACGAAGAAGACATCACTGCCTACGAAGCCACCAGGCCCGCCTTCAAGCCGAAGACCCTGCCCGCACGGCTGTCCTGA